The following coding sequences are from one Saprospiraceae bacterium window:
- a CDS encoding response regulator transcription factor, protein MSNKLRCILIDDEQHLIQSLSHIFDKDFPQVEICGTANDIITGKRLIEEIQPDLVFLDIAMPVGSGFDLLEQLEVINFEIVFMTSYHNYALEALKYMAMAYLLKPIDPADLRKVIEKTEGMKNLRYNNSHYKALLENLNNVNDKLNKKIVIQTNGTNEIINTKDIIRFEGANKYTIIHIQNAKSLISSYSIGKYASMLEELDFYLCHKSHLINLKKVVSFDPNTGVKMSNGSNAPIATRKYHEFLMKIKDF, encoded by the coding sequence ATGAGTAACAAATTAAGATGCATCTTGATAGATGACGAACAACATTTAATTCAATCTTTGTCCCATATTTTTGATAAAGACTTTCCTCAGGTTGAGATTTGTGGCACCGCAAATGATATCATCACAGGAAAGAGGTTAATTGAAGAAATCCAACCTGATTTAGTTTTCCTTGACATTGCAATGCCTGTTGGTTCAGGTTTTGACTTGTTAGAGCAACTTGAAGTCATTAATTTTGAAATCGTATTCATGACTTCATACCATAACTATGCACTAGAAGCTCTAAAATATATGGCAATGGCTTATCTCCTTAAACCTATTGATCCAGCTGATCTCAGGAAAGTGATTGAAAAAACCGAGGGCATGAAAAATCTACGATACAATAATTCCCATTATAAGGCATTGCTGGAAAATCTTAATAATGTTAATGATAAACTGAATAAAAAAATAGTTATCCAAACAAATGGTACAAATGAAATTATAAATACGAAAGACATCATCCGTTTTGAAGGTGCAAATAAATATACAATTATCCATATTCAGAATGCGAAATCTTTGATCAGTTCTTACAGTATTGGCAAATATGCCAGCATGCTGGAAGAATTAGATTTTTATCTTTGTCATAAATCTCACTTAATAAATCTAAAGAAAGTAGTTTCTTTTGACCCAAATACAGGTGTAAAAATGTCGAATGGTTCCAACGCCCCTATCGCAACTCGTAAATACCACGAATTTCTTATGAAGATAAAAGATTTCTAA
- a CDS encoding magnesium transporter CorA family protein, whose product MIRYFAGSGKNFKEVESLEDASWVHVNGQDELAHLERLTTALGITTDYITDPLDIEERARYEKYDEARSIILHTPVVNDGEKENDPIYITVPLGIILCQQKIITVCAVENTVMEKFLDNKIKRFNPKNERLFILQIFEQNVLLFLEFLKKLNMKRGLIEQELYHSSRSEELKSLLRIEKSLVYFVNSLSANELLKLKMNRVDFLGLKDNEDYKEWFEDILVDSNQAREVAQLYTNILNGTMEAYASIISNNLNIFINRLTVITILLMVPTVIASFLGMNVRLPFGLGESSWSFYLIVIFTVVLSLVLAWLLKRKQIL is encoded by the coding sequence ATGATCCGTTACTTTGCAGGCAGCGGAAAAAACTTCAAAGAAGTAGAATCTCTCGAAGATGCTTCTTGGGTCCATGTGAATGGGCAGGATGAGTTGGCTCATTTGGAAAGACTGACTACTGCTCTTGGAATAACAACCGACTACATCACTGACCCGCTTGACATAGAAGAAAGAGCCCGGTATGAAAAATATGATGAGGCTAGGAGCATTATCTTGCATACTCCTGTAGTCAATGATGGAGAGAAAGAAAATGATCCTATCTATATTACAGTGCCACTAGGTATCATACTTTGCCAGCAGAAAATTATCACCGTATGTGCAGTGGAAAACACTGTGATGGAAAAATTTCTCGACAATAAAATAAAACGGTTTAATCCAAAAAATGAGAGATTGTTTATCCTTCAAATCTTCGAACAGAATGTATTGTTGTTTTTGGAATTTTTGAAAAAACTGAACATGAAGCGAGGATTAATCGAACAAGAATTATATCACTCATCTCGCAGCGAAGAATTGAAGTCATTATTGCGAATTGAAAAGAGTTTGGTTTATTTCGTAAATTCTTTAAGTGCAAATGAATTGCTCAAACTTAAGATGAACAGAGTAGATTTTCTAGGTCTCAAGGATAACGAAGATTATAAAGAGTGGTTTGAAGATATATTGGTAGATAGTAATCAAGCTCGTGAGGTAGCTCAGCTTTATACTAATATATTGAATGGAACAATGGAAGCATATGCTTCTATCATTTCAAATAATTTAAATATTTTTATCAATCGCCTCACTGTAATCACCATTCTCCTCATGGTGCCTACTGTAATAGCGAGTTTTTTGGGAATGAATGTGAGGCTACCTTTTGGCTTAGGCGAATCATCCTGGAGTTTTTATTTGATCGTAATTTTTACTGTGGTACTAAGTTTGGTATTAGCGTGGCTTCTGAAGAGAAAGCAAATACTTTAG
- a CDS encoding ABC transporter permease — protein sequence MNVEQFISARSFSSFSKTFTKSIIYIAIVAVALSLAVILLSQSIFTGFQRSIQDKIFGFWGHIHITDIGVNRSIEPIPMQKNDSLIQAITQYSYSGIKSVKAIEKWDPFVILPGIAQKESLASGLFFKGVDDSFHWDFLKDFIKKGSVIHMRDSGYSRDILLSEQISTQIKADTGMFITVSFVREGQIVKRKLKVCGIYKTGLEEYDSKFALVDMRLLQTLLGWDKNQITGIELYVSNIAEAERISDQIYSEILPSQLYSETIRSKYPNIFEWLALQDINKIFILGLVLLVCIINMSTMLLVLILERTYMIGVLTAIGMPFQRQRKIFLYYAGYIIIRGMFIGNLIGLGIAVIQFKTKIFKLSEADYYLSYVPVAMDPIPIILINVAFFIIILLVMLIPSWIVNRIKPVDAIKFS from the coding sequence ATGAATGTTGAGCAATTCATCTCTGCTAGGTCTTTCAGCAGTTTCTCCAAAACGTTTACCAAATCGATAATTTATATTGCGATCGTAGCCGTTGCGTTAAGTCTTGCAGTGATTTTGCTGAGTCAATCGATTTTTACCGGTTTCCAAAGATCAATTCAAGATAAAATTTTTGGATTTTGGGGGCATATCCACATCACCGACATAGGAGTCAATCGCAGTATTGAGCCAATTCCAATGCAAAAAAACGATTCTTTAATTCAGGCAATCACTCAATACTCATACAGCGGGATAAAGTCTGTCAAAGCTATAGAAAAATGGGATCCATTTGTGATTTTACCAGGGATCGCGCAGAAGGAGTCACTCGCATCAGGTCTTTTTTTTAAAGGTGTGGATGATTCTTTTCATTGGGATTTTCTGAAAGATTTTATCAAGAAAGGATCCGTGATCCATATGAGAGACAGTGGTTATTCAAGAGACATTCTCTTGTCAGAGCAAATCTCCACACAGATCAAAGCCGATACAGGCATGTTCATCACCGTATCCTTTGTGCGGGAAGGGCAAATTGTAAAGAGAAAGCTGAAAGTATGTGGAATTTACAAAACAGGCTTGGAAGAATACGATTCCAAGTTTGCGCTTGTAGATATGCGATTACTCCAGACTCTTTTGGGGTGGGACAAAAATCAGATAACAGGTATAGAACTTTATGTTTCGAATATTGCAGAAGCTGAAAGAATCAGCGATCAGATTTATTCTGAAATTTTGCCAAGTCAATTATATTCAGAAACAATTAGGTCGAAATACCCAAATATTTTTGAATGGCTGGCCCTACAGGACATCAATAAGATTTTTATACTTGGGCTAGTGCTATTAGTTTGTATCATTAATATGAGTACAATGCTGCTTGTATTGATTTTGGAACGAACATATATGATCGGGGTTTTGACTGCGATAGGTATGCCATTCCAGAGGCAGAGAAAGATTTTTTTGTATTACGCAGGCTATATTATCATTCGTGGAATGTTTATAGGTAATTTGATTGGTTTAGGAATTGCTGTTATCCAGTTTAAAACCAAAATATTCAAACTGTCAGAAGCTGATTATTACTTGAGTTATGTGCCTGTTGCAATGGATCCCATACCAATCATTTTGATTAATGTTGCTTTTTTTATCATAATTCTTTTGGTAATGTTGATTCCTTCATGGATTGTGAACAGGATTAAACCAGTGGATGCGATAAAATTCAGTTAA
- a CDS encoding tyrosine--tRNA ligase: MGFVDELRWRNMLQDLTPGVEDYLEGGIRKAYIGFDPTAPSLGIGNFVQIMILSLYQRCGHRPVVIIGGATGRIGDPSGKDKERELKTEDELQANIDAQLYQIKNLLDFEDSNTGAVIINNFDFYKDMNVLHFLRDVGKNATINYMLSKESVKRRLETGISYTEFSYQLLQAYDFYRLYKDHDCKIQMGGSDQWGNIIAGADYISKNIPGAQAYAITTPLLTKSDGKKFGKSEEGNIWLDPKMTSPYKFYQYWLNIDDADISKLFRYFSFRTKDDIESLEEKHRDSPGQLKRIFSTEITERVHGADATQRVSQISELMFNKDLSAQNLHAMSENVFHDVTAELPSITINRTNLVQSANIIDFLSEKSGLFSSKSEARRAIQSNAVSINKIKITDVNHLINPSDAIHGQFFLVENGKKNKFMLTLD; encoded by the coding sequence ATGGGTTTTGTGGATGAATTGCGGTGGCGTAATATGCTACAGGATTTAACTCCTGGTGTTGAAGATTATCTCGAAGGTGGAATCCGAAAAGCCTATATCGGATTTGACCCTACTGCCCCTTCTCTGGGAATAGGGAATTTTGTTCAAATCATGATCCTATCTCTTTATCAAAGATGCGGACATCGCCCGGTCGTGATCATAGGAGGTGCTACAGGTAGAATAGGTGATCCTTCAGGGAAAGATAAAGAAAGAGAGCTCAAGACAGAGGACGAACTACAAGCAAATATTGATGCTCAATTATACCAGATTAAAAATCTTCTCGATTTTGAAGATTCCAATACTGGTGCTGTAATCATCAATAACTTTGATTTTTACAAAGACATGAATGTGTTGCATTTTTTGAGGGATGTTGGTAAAAATGCTACTATTAATTATATGCTCTCTAAAGAGTCCGTGAAAAGAAGATTAGAGACCGGAATTTCGTATACAGAGTTTTCTTATCAACTTTTACAAGCCTACGATTTTTATAGGCTGTACAAAGACCATGATTGCAAAATTCAAATGGGAGGTTCAGATCAATGGGGCAATATCATTGCAGGTGCTGACTATATATCAAAAAACATACCCGGTGCTCAAGCATATGCAATCACCACCCCACTGCTTACCAAATCAGACGGTAAAAAATTCGGAAAATCAGAAGAAGGCAACATTTGGCTAGATCCTAAAATGACAAGCCCTTATAAGTTTTATCAATATTGGTTAAATATAGATGATGCCGACATTTCTAAGCTGTTCAGATATTTTTCATTCCGAACCAAAGATGACATTGAGTCTTTGGAAGAAAAGCATCGAGACAGTCCGGGTCAGTTGAAACGCATTTTTTCAACGGAGATCACAGAAAGAGTACATGGAGCGGATGCTACACAAAGGGTAAGTCAAATTTCAGAACTGATGTTTAACAAGGATTTGTCAGCTCAGAATCTCCATGCAATGTCAGAAAATGTCTTCCATGATGTTACGGCTGAACTTCCCTCGATTACGATAAATCGTACGAACTTGGTTCAATCTGCAAACATTATTGATTTTCTGTCAGAAAAATCTGGGTTATTTTCGTCCAAATCGGAGGCAAGAAGGGCCATACAATCCAATGCTGTCTCTATCAATAAAATAAAAATCACTGACGTCAATCATTTAATCAATCCGTCAGATGCCATCCATGGACAATTTTTCCTTGTTGAAAATGGCAAGAAAAATAAATTTATGCTCACACTGGATTAA
- a CDS encoding OmpA family protein — protein MINRVFLSILLIGFSIVLVAQTNDQVIVENYQKFNRNEAVRCILIDKKNFKWLGTDRGLYKMASMELAPELVAKDSVRGLAEDKKENLWYGNHVDLLSNVTNPQSIFLGKNQINISCMVYYNGDIWVGSDKGLFRVSDDQNKVLNQYTPENSKLKSSQINMLYVDSENKLWVGTDAGVVIIDRKDWDAYEKDHKITGAINTSEGVWLLAETKMWLIYKEDGRDRWQDAAVKRGLSKGPVRALAADSKGRVYIASEILVQFDPYSDKSLQIDEDYGFVSSQNLSLACDKNDDLWVGTADKGLFRIDFIDGNYEKLSAIAYAKGENKCASDHNAQILVIAKGGKTPYSYKWNNDRFSGSKIDSISAGDYSVTVTDAEGEEFVTSVQVNAPSAVEIELSSVTPVTEINKKDGKASIKIKGGVAPYRILWDNGRTLENVGNLSAGKRSVRVADHNNCYVSMDIMISQPKVIPELDRKKITIGQTLQINELYFAANSSEITDESSTVLNEIYEFLIANNDVQIEIGGHTNSVPSDEFCDKLSGDRAKNVADYLYGKGIPKDQITYKGYGKRLPIASNETLAGRQKNQRVEIKIITFKQG, from the coding sequence ATGATAAATCGCGTCTTTCTGTCAATTCTCCTCATTGGTTTCAGTATTGTGCTTGTCGCACAGACCAATGACCAAGTTATTGTTGAAAACTATCAAAAGTTCAACCGCAACGAAGCAGTAAGATGTATATTGATTGACAAGAAAAATTTTAAATGGCTGGGTACTGACCGCGGGCTCTATAAAATGGCTTCCATGGAATTGGCACCTGAGCTTGTAGCGAAAGACAGCGTTCGTGGGTTGGCAGAAGATAAAAAAGAAAACCTATGGTACGGTAATCATGTTGATTTACTGAGCAATGTCACTAATCCACAATCCATTTTTTTAGGTAAAAATCAGATTAATATTAGCTGCATGGTCTATTACAATGGAGATATTTGGGTGGGCAGCGACAAAGGCCTATTTAGAGTTTCAGACGACCAAAATAAGGTACTGAATCAGTATACTCCTGAAAATTCAAAGCTCAAATCCTCACAGATAAATATGCTATATGTGGACTCGGAAAATAAACTTTGGGTAGGAACAGACGCCGGAGTAGTTATCATTGACAGGAAAGACTGGGACGCTTATGAGAAGGATCACAAAATCACGGGAGCAATAAATACTTCTGAAGGCGTATGGCTACTGGCAGAAACCAAGATGTGGCTGATCTACAAGGAAGATGGTAGAGATCGTTGGCAAGATGCTGCGGTCAAAAGAGGCTTGAGCAAAGGTCCAGTAAGAGCTTTGGCTGCAGATAGTAAAGGTCGGGTCTATATCGCATCAGAGATTCTGGTTCAATTTGATCCTTATTCTGACAAATCATTGCAGATAGATGAAGATTACGGATTTGTTTCGTCGCAAAATTTATCATTGGCTTGTGATAAAAATGATGATCTCTGGGTTGGAACAGCTGACAAAGGATTGTTTCGGATCGATTTTATTGATGGCAATTATGAAAAATTGAGTGCCATCGCATATGCCAAAGGTGAAAACAAATGTGCCTCTGATCATAATGCCCAAATTCTTGTTATTGCTAAAGGGGGTAAAACACCCTATTCATACAAATGGAATAATGATAGATTTTCAGGATCAAAAATTGATTCCATTTCCGCCGGTGATTATTCCGTTACAGTCACTGATGCCGAAGGTGAAGAATTTGTGACTTCTGTGCAAGTAAACGCACCCTCTGCTGTTGAGATTGAACTCAGCTCTGTTACACCTGTCACCGAAATTAATAAAAAAGACGGAAAGGCGTCAATTAAGATTAAAGGAGGAGTAGCCCCATATAGGATTTTGTGGGATAATGGAAGAACCTTGGAGAACGTTGGCAATTTAAGTGCCGGCAAACGTAGTGTGAGAGTGGCCGATCACAACAATTGCTATGTCAGTATGGATATTATGATTAGTCAGCCTAAAGTAATTCCTGAATTGGATAGAAAAAAGATCACAATTGGTCAGACATTACAAATCAATGAACTTTATTTCGCAGCAAACTCTTCAGAAATTACAGATGAATCCTCCACAGTGCTGAATGAAATCTATGAATTCCTGATTGCAAATAATGATGTTCAGATCGAAATTGGGGGTCATACCAATAGTGTTCCTTCAGATGAATTCTGCGACAAATTGAGCGGCGATCGAGCCAAAAACGTGGCCGATTATCTCTATGGCAAAGGGATCCCCAAAGATCAAATCACATACAAGGGATATGGCAAGCGACTTCCCATAGCTTCGAATGAAACATTGGCAGGTCGTCAAAAGAACCAGAGAGTTGAAATCAAGATTATTACCTTTAAACAAGGTTAA
- a CDS encoding class I SAM-dependent methyltransferase — protein sequence MSQIHFIQCPLCNSDQFDECVRLPDYKISKEVFPIMECKECGFRFTQDLPGEEDIAPYYSSPIYISHSNAKHGLINRLYQRVRNLMLVYKKRIIRSHTKGNKLLDVGCGTGHFLHYMAQNDYDVMGIEKGNQARLFGQNEFNLHIEDPIELLNGQIKNKFDVITLWHVLEHLYDPKRYLKAIFERLDDKGFLFIAVPNYSCFDGDYYQEFWDGYDVPRHIWHFNPNTLQQMVTGEGFSFVEMRKMPFDSFYVSVLSEGYQGNSFAFVRGITIGSISLIKSLFRRHRSSSLLYIFSKNKI from the coding sequence ATGTCGCAAATACATTTTATTCAATGCCCTCTATGCAATTCAGACCAATTTGATGAGTGTGTCAGATTGCCTGATTACAAAATCTCTAAGGAAGTTTTTCCGATCATGGAATGCAAGGAATGCGGATTCAGATTTACCCAGGACCTGCCCGGCGAAGAAGATATAGCTCCCTATTATTCAAGTCCAATTTATATCTCCCATTCTAATGCAAAACATGGATTGATCAATCGCCTCTACCAGAGAGTGAGAAACCTCATGCTGGTGTACAAGAAGAGGATCATCCGATCCCATACAAAGGGCAATAAATTACTGGATGTCGGCTGTGGAACAGGGCATTTTTTGCATTACATGGCACAAAATGATTATGATGTGATGGGGATTGAAAAAGGGAATCAAGCGAGATTATTTGGGCAGAATGAATTCAATTTGCATATTGAGGATCCCATCGAATTACTGAATGGACAGATCAAGAATAAATTTGATGTGATCACACTATGGCATGTTCTTGAACATTTATATGATCCAAAACGATATTTGAAAGCAATTTTTGAACGCTTGGACGACAAAGGTTTTCTTTTTATTGCAGTACCCAATTACTCCTGCTTTGATGGTGACTATTATCAAGAATTTTGGGACGGTTATGATGTCCCACGACATATCTGGCACTTCAATCCTAATACACTCCAACAAATGGTCACTGGAGAAGGATTTTCATTTGTAGAAATGCGAAAAATGCCTTTTGATTCATTTTATGTTTCAGTTTTGAGTGAAGGATACCAAGGAAACTCGTTTGCTTTCGTGAGAGGTATTACAATTGGCTCCATTTCTTTAATCAAAAGTCTCTTCAGAAGACATCGATCCAGCTCCTTGCTTTATATTTTTTCTAAAAACAAGATTTAA
- a CDS encoding class I SAM-dependent methyltransferase has product MKTAERVPHETQVYNYVFQRCLFAYHESQKFLHGKVFEIGTGSGYGAEYIAPQCDEFVTVDKFESGVDFTMMKNVKFIKMEVPPFNDIPSNHFDFVICYQVIEHIEPDVEFVSEIQRILKPGGQAVFTTPNIKTSLARNPWHVREYTDDQLYQLLKKYFTSVQKDGVFGNHTVNNYVEENRKKVNQIMRWDIFKLQYILPASWLKVPYDLLNSWNRKKIASEHQDLSSSIHVTDFFRKAYQDDALDLFFIATK; this is encoded by the coding sequence ATGAAAACAGCAGAACGCGTACCTCACGAAACTCAAGTATACAACTACGTATTCCAAAGATGTTTATTTGCTTACCATGAAAGTCAAAAATTTTTGCATGGGAAAGTTTTTGAAATTGGAACCGGTAGTGGATACGGTGCAGAATACATTGCCCCACAATGCGATGAATTTGTCACTGTAGACAAATTTGAAAGTGGCGTGGATTTCACCATGATGAAGAATGTGAAATTCATCAAGATGGAAGTTCCTCCATTTAATGATATTCCTTCCAATCATTTTGATTTTGTCATATGTTACCAAGTGATTGAGCACATAGAGCCTGATGTTGAATTCGTGTCAGAAATTCAGCGCATTCTGAAGCCCGGAGGCCAAGCTGTCTTCACTACACCCAATATCAAAACTTCCCTCGCACGCAATCCCTGGCACGTTAGGGAGTACACAGATGATCAACTTTATCAATTATTGAAAAAGTACTTTACTTCTGTACAAAAAGATGGAGTTTTTGGAAATCATACTGTCAATAACTATGTCGAAGAAAATCGCAAAAAAGTAAATCAAATCATGCGTTGGGATATTTTTAAATTGCAGTATATACTTCCGGCTTCTTGGCTCAAAGTACCTTATGATTTACTCAACAGCTGGAATCGCAAAAAAATAGCCAGCGAGCATCAGGATTTGTCATCCTCAATCCATGTCACTGATTTCTTCAGAAAAGCATACCAGGACGACGCTCTTGACCTCTTTTTCATAGCTACAAAATAG
- a CDS encoding MFS transporter, giving the protein MKSKVHHSIFNSTVIIAGLGYFVDIYDLQLFNIIGKESIMSPRGLAISDPQLAQNLFDNNLFYWQMAGMLLGGLLWGILGDTKGRKSILFGSILLYSLANIANAFVTSIPAYQVIRFIAGVGLAGELGAAITLVAETMTKEKRGYGTMIVVTLGALGAVFAAVLKKYGGMLPFWGLENWQVSYLVGGILGLMLLLLRYSTFESQMFEKVLESKSVKQGHFYILFQSKSRFRTYIYCILIGLPVWYVIGTLVKLSPRFANNMGLPDGSIEPALCIMYCYMGLSAGDLLCGWLSQAFRSRRKVVIGYLLANIAVILVYFFVKGISVSQFYLLSFILGCCTGYWALFVTIASEQFGTNIRATVTTTVPNFVRGAVIPIGVGFFYLLDQVKLPLVQSAAIVGAICYGLALYSIYNIQETFGKELDYSEQ; this is encoded by the coding sequence ATGAAATCCAAAGTTCATCACAGCATTTTTAACTCAACAGTGATAATTGCAGGTCTAGGTTATTTTGTTGACATCTACGACTTGCAACTTTTCAATATTATAGGTAAGGAAAGCATCATGAGTCCCAGAGGTCTTGCCATCAGCGATCCTCAGCTTGCCCAGAATCTATTTGATAATAATTTATTTTATTGGCAGATGGCCGGCATGTTACTCGGGGGGCTTTTGTGGGGAATTTTAGGTGATACCAAAGGACGAAAGTCAATTCTGTTTGGTTCCATTCTATTATATTCACTGGCTAACATTGCCAATGCATTTGTCACTTCAATCCCCGCATATCAAGTCATACGCTTTATTGCTGGAGTCGGGCTTGCCGGAGAACTAGGCGCAGCTATCACACTTGTGGCAGAGACCATGACCAAAGAAAAAAGAGGCTATGGAACCATGATTGTAGTAACATTAGGAGCCTTGGGAGCTGTCTTTGCAGCGGTTTTGAAAAAGTATGGAGGGATGTTACCTTTTTGGGGGCTTGAAAACTGGCAGGTCAGTTATTTAGTAGGAGGCATTTTAGGTTTGATGTTGCTCCTATTGAGATACAGCACTTTTGAATCCCAAATGTTTGAAAAAGTTTTAGAGAGCAAATCTGTCAAACAGGGTCACTTTTATATTTTGTTCCAGAGCAAATCCAGATTCCGGACTTATATATATTGTATACTGATTGGATTACCGGTATGGTATGTAATTGGAACTCTTGTCAAGCTTTCACCCCGCTTTGCAAACAATATGGGACTACCGGATGGATCTATTGAACCTGCATTGTGCATCATGTATTGCTATATGGGCTTGAGTGCAGGAGACTTGTTGTGCGGCTGGCTATCCCAGGCTTTCAGAAGTAGAAGAAAAGTAGTGATTGGTTATTTATTGGCAAATATTGCTGTGATTTTGGTCTATTTTTTTGTCAAGGGCATCAGCGTCAGCCAGTTTTATTTGCTTTCCTTTATATTGGGATGCTGTACTGGCTATTGGGCATTGTTTGTAACTATTGCATCAGAACAATTCGGTACCAATATACGTGCGACAGTGACTACGACAGTTCCTAATTTTGTACGTGGAGCTGTGATTCCTATAGGTGTGGGATTTTTCTACCTTTTGGATCAAGTTAAGCTTCCCCTTGTGCAATCCGCAGCTATTGTAGGGGCAATTTGTTATGGCTTAGCCCTTTATTCAATCTACAATATTCAAGAGACATTTGGAAAGGAATTGGATTATTCTGAGCAATAG
- a CDS encoding OsmC family protein, which translates to MARHIYTPDLCWTGNSGSGTSSYKAYERSHLISGKEKSTEIFCSSDPAFRGDKSCFNPEELFVASVASCHMLWYLHLCADAGVVIESYVDRPTGVLEENEEGGKMTQIDLNPLIVIRHGSDPVIAQALHKIAHQKCFIAASIKTPVIIKAEVRIEGH; encoded by the coding sequence ATGGCTCGACACATTTATACTCCGGATTTATGCTGGACAGGCAACTCCGGTAGTGGTACATCGTCGTATAAGGCTTACGAAAGATCACATTTAATTTCCGGAAAAGAAAAATCGACGGAAATATTTTGCTCATCGGACCCTGCTTTTAGAGGTGATAAATCCTGTTTTAATCCTGAAGAACTTTTTGTTGCATCTGTCGCTTCCTGCCATATGCTGTGGTATCTTCACTTGTGCGCTGATGCTGGTGTAGTCATCGAGAGCTATGTGGATCGTCCAACAGGAGTACTTGAGGAAAATGAAGAGGGTGGGAAGATGACTCAGATTGACCTGAATCCTTTAATTGTTATCAGACATGGTTCTGACCCGGTAATTGCTCAGGCACTCCACAAAATTGCGCACCAAAAATGCTTTATTGCTGCGTCAATAAAAACTCCTGTAATCATCAAGGCGGAGGTCAGGATTGAAGGCCACTAG